A stretch of the Bubalus kerabau isolate K-KA32 ecotype Philippines breed swamp buffalo chromosome 11, PCC_UOA_SB_1v2, whole genome shotgun sequence genome encodes the following:
- the WDR38 gene encoding WD repeat-containing protein 38, with the protein MNSRPRGKLAVGRVKFFGRHRGEVNSSAFSPDGQRLLTASEDGCVYGWETQSGRLLWRLRGHKGPVRFCRFSPDGRLFASTSCDHTVRLWDAADAKCLQVLKGHQRSVETVSFSHDSKQLASGGWDKRVMLWEVQSGQVLRHFVGHRDSVQSSDFAPSSDCLATGSWDSTIRMWDLRAGTPGIFHQELEGHRGNISCLCYSPSGLLASGSWDKTIHIWKPSTRSLLIQLKGHITWVKSIAFSPDGQQLASAGYSHMVKVWDCNTGKCTETLKGVLNVAHACAFMPDGKLLVSGAVD; encoded by the exons ATGAACAGCAGGCCCCGAGGGAAGCTGGCCGTGGGGAGAGTGAAATTCTTCGGCCGGCACCGCGGGGAG GTCAACTCTTCCGCCTTCTCTCCCGATGGCCAGAGGCTGCTCACGGCCTCCGAGGATGGCTGTGTATATGGCTGGGAGACCCAGAGCGGGAGGCTACTGTGGAGACTGCGTGGCCACAAAG GCCCCGTGAGGTTCTGCCGCTTCTCCCCTGATGGCCGCCTCTTTGCCAGCACCTCCTGTGACCACACCGTCCGTCTGTGGGATGCCGCAGATGCCAAGTGTCTGCAGGTCCTGAAGG GTCACCAGCGGAGTGTGGAGACCGTCAGCTTCAGCCATGACTCCAAGCAGCTGGCCTCGGGTGGCTGGGACAAGAGGGTGATGCTTTGGGAGGTGCAG TCAGGCCAGGTGCTGCGTCACTTTGTGGGACACCGAGACTCTGTCCAGAGCAGTGACTTTGCACCCAGCTCAGACTGCCTG GCCACTGGCTCCTGGGATTCTACCATCCGCATGTGGGACCTCCGGGCAGGGACCCCTGGGATCTTCCACCAGGAGCTGGAGGGTCACAGAGGGAACATCAGCTGCCTGTGCTACTCACCATCTGGCCTACTG GCATCTGGCTCCTGGGACAAGACCATTCACATCTGGAAGCCCTCAACCCGAAGCCTGCTCATCCAGCTCAAGGGCCACATCACCTGGGTGAAGAGCATTGCCTTCTCCCCCGATGGGCAGCAGCTGGCCAGCGCTGGCTACTCCCACATG GTCAAAGTCTGGGACTGTAATACAGGAAAGTGCACCGAGACTCTGAAG GGGGTTCTGAACGTGGCCCATGCCTGTGCCTTTATGCCAGATGGGAAACTCTTAGTGTCTGGAGCTGTTGATTAG
- the RPL35 gene encoding large ribosomal subunit protein uL29 produces the protein MAKIKARDLRGKKKEELLKQLEDLKVELSQLRVAKVTGGAASKLSKIRVVRKSIARVLTVINQTQKENLRKFYKGKKYKPLDLRPKKTRAMRRRLNKHEENLKTKKQQRKERLYPLRKYAVKA, from the exons GCCAAGATTAAGGCTCGAGACCTTCGCGGCAAGAAGAAGGAGGAGCTGCTGAAACAGCTGGAGGACCTGAAGGTGGAGCTGTCCCAGCTGCGCGTGGCTAAAGTGACAGGCGGCGCGGCTTCCAAACTCTCCAAGAT CCGAGTGGTTCGTAAATCCATCGCCCGTGTACTGACCGTCATTAACCAGACTCAGAAAGAGAACCTCAGGAAATTCTATAAG GGCAAGAAGTACAAGCCCCTGGATCTGCGGCCCAAGAAAACACGTGCCATGCGCCGCCGACTCAACAAGCATGAAGAGAACCTGAAGACCAAGAAGCAGCAGCGGAAGGAGCGGCTTTACCCCCTCCGGAAGTATGCAGTCAAGGCTTGA